One Capricornis sumatraensis isolate serow.1 chromosome 8, serow.2, whole genome shotgun sequence genomic region harbors:
- the LOC138083668 gene encoding angiotensin-converting enzyme-like protein Ace3 produces MPISFSADQLYNETMAKAFLQFYDRTAQVVWNQFMEAAWNYVTNITKKNQEEMLYKDVEKSQHTLYFGTRARLFKVANFQDSDVKRMLSKLLNVDKAALPKEELREYNEILAYMETTYSMAQVCLNEGPCLPLEPDLEEVMATSRDQKELLWAWQGWRDAVGRQLRVTFERYVQLSNKAAKLNGYQDMGALWRSTYESDSLQEDLEQLFQELQPLYLNLHAYVRRALYRFYGPELIDLRGPIPAHILGNMWAQSWVNILDLALPFPEKPPEDITKIMQGQHWKPEKMFQEAEKFFTSMGLLSTPPEFWENSMMERPTDGREVECHASAWDFYNGKDFRIKKCTEVTIEDLLSIFHQMGHIQYFLQYKNLSVIFRAGANPAFEEAVGSVVTLSASSHKHLLNRGLLSRQHQDKEEEVNFLMSIALEKIAFIPFAYLMDLFRWKVFDGTIEKDVYNQEWWNLRLKYQGLCPPIPRTEEDFDPGAKFHISASLPYIRYFLSLVLQFQFHEALCKASGHMGPLHRCDIYNSKEAGKLLEDVLKLGSSKPWPEVLEKMTGETKVSTKALMTYFKPLLNWLVTENVRQGEILGWPDFSCSFEERETSRAAFLGMELNTDQVKSWQWTLLALSFVMLLAVLLLGRRLYTLEKSSLTQDTSTQDTRSQGTQSQIPRSQDASAIKPASKTYFLGIAMEPHQVVKRQWMLLGLCLLLTLGSIGLIIRIFTQHNRKPPWMRDEWESWD; encoded by the exons ATGCCCATCTCCTTCTCTGCAGACCAGCTCTACAATGAGACTATGGCAAAGGCCTTCCTGCAGTTTTACGACCGAACAGCCCAGGTTGTGTGGAACCAGTTCATGGAGGCCGCCTGGAACTATGTCACCAAcatcacaaagaaaaatcaagaggAGATG CTGTACAAGGACGTGGAGAAGTCCCAGCACACGCTGTACTTTGGCACGCGGGCCCGCCTGTTTAAGGTCGCCAACTTCCAGGACTCGGATGTGAAGCGCATGCTGAGTAAGCTGCTGAACGTAGACAAGGCGGCCCTGCCCAAGGAGGAGCTCCGGGAG TACAACGAGATTCTGGCCTACATGGAGACCACGTACAGCATGGCCCAGGTCTGCCTGAATGAGGGGCCCTGCCTGCCCCTGGAGCCTG ACCTCGAAGAAGTCATGGCCACCTCCCGAGACCAGAAGGAGCTGCTGTGGGCCTGGCAGGGCTGGCGGGATGCTGTGGGTCGCCAGCTCCGCGTGACCTTTGAGCGCTACGTGCAGCTCAGCAACAAGGCTGCGAAGCTCAATG GTTACCAAGACATGGGGGCCTTGTGGCGGTCCACGTACGAGTCCGACTCGCTGCAGGAAGACCTGGAGCAGCTGTTCCAGGAGCTGCAGCCGCTCTACCTGAACCTGCACGCCTACGTGCGCAGGGCCCTCTACCGCTTCTATGGGCCCGAGCTCATCGACCTGAGGGGGCCCATCCCCGCCCACATCCTGG gGAACATGTGGGCTCAGTCCTGGGTCAACATCTTAGACCTGGCGCTGCCCTTCCCGGAGAAGCCCCCTGAGGACATCACAAAGATCATGCAAGGCCAG CACTGGAAGCCCGAGAAAATGTTCCAAGAGGCTGAAAAATTCTTCACCTCCATGGGGCTGCTTTCCACCCCTCCTGAGTTCTGGGAAAACTCCATGATGGAAAGGCCAACTGACGGGCGGGAGGTGGAGTGCCACGCGTCCGCCTGGGACTTCTACAACGGGAAGGACTTCAG GATAAAGAAGTGCACCGAAGTGACTATAGAGGACCTGCTGTCCATCTTCCACCAGATGGGCCACATCCAGTACTTCCTGCAGTACAAGAACCTCTCGGTGATCTTCCGCGCAGGCGCCAACCCAGCCTTCGAGGAGGCTGTGGGGTCGGTGGTCACCCTCTCAGCCTCCTCCCACAAGCACCTGCTCAACAGAGGCCTGCTCAGCCGACAGCACCAGGACAAAG AGGAGGAGGTCAATTTCCTGATGAGCATTGCCCTGGAGAAGATCGCCTTCATCCCCTTCGCCTACCTGATGGACCTGTTTCGCTGGAAGGTCTTTGATGGCACCATCGAGAAGGACGTGTACAACCAGGAGTGGTGGAACCTCAG GTTGAAATACCAGGGCCTGTGCCCTCCCATCCCTCGGACGGAGGAGGACTTTGATCCAGGCGCCAAGTTTCACATCTCTGCCAGCTTGCCCTACATACG GTACTTTCTCAGCCTCGTGCTCCAATTCCAGTTCCATGAAGCACTCTGCAAGGCCTCAGGCCACATGGGGCCGCTGCACCGCTGTGACATCTATAACTCCAAGGAGGCTGGGAAGCTCCTGGA GGATGTCCTGAAGCTGGGCTCAAGCAAGCCCTGGCCGGAGGTCCTGGAGAAGATGACTGGGGAGACCAAGGTGTCTACAAAGGCCCTCATGACCTACTTCAAGCCCCTGCTGAACTGGCTGGTCACTGAGAACGTGCGGCAGGGGGAGATACTGGGCTGGCCAGACTTCAGCTGTTCCTTTGAAG aaagagaaacaagcaGGGCAGCATTCCTGGGGATGGAGCTGAACACTGACCAGGTCAAATCCTGGCAGTGGACGCTGCTGGCCCTGAGCTTTGTCATGTTACTGGCAGTCCTGCTGCTGGGCCGCAGGCTGTACACCCTGGAAAAAAGCTCACTGACCCAAGACACCAGTACACAAGACACCCGGTCACAGGGCACCCAGTCACAGATCCCCAGATCACAGGACGCCAGTGCCATCAAGCCAGCATCCAAAACCTACTTTCTGGGCATAGCCATGGAGCCCCACCAAGTTGTCAAGAGACAGTGGATGCTGCTgggcctctgcctcctcctgACGCTGGGCTCCATTGGCCTCATCATTCGGATTTTCACACAGCACAACAGGAAGCCTCCGTGGATGAGAGATGAATGGGAGAGCTGGGACTAG